In Nilaparvata lugens isolate BPH unplaced genomic scaffold, ASM1435652v1 scaffold5234, whole genome shotgun sequence, the following proteins share a genomic window:
- the LOC120355918 gene encoding uncharacterized protein LOC120355918 — MTKDDADYIKRNKQIWRCSSCSSTRRKSMVSESTTGNKDVTLQELAGVLEVIAGNQTSMKENIKKMELELGKSIESCHQAINDINKKFDEQNKQISTCLINIDKLSTEVASLRKENAELKERVEDMEQYSRSNMLEINGIPKKQDEDVTEIICRMSEALGHKIKADAIDICHRLKQRNENLPPPIVVKFVRRTDKQVILNKRKVTRQFSTKQMGETTDHPVYVNESLAPTRRRIFTMAREIFKRGDIKYLWIKEGKILARKEDGTPVIELKNSEQVKKLSVISASKQPGNQENNSVSTVNKNVIRDK, encoded by the coding sequence ATGACCAAGGACGATGCGGACTACATAAagagaaacaaacaaatttggAGATGTAGCAGCTGTTCCTCTACACGTCGCAAAAGTATGGTGAGTGAATCGACAACAGGAAACAAGGACGTGACTCTCCAAGAACTCGCAGGAGTTCTTGAGGTAATTGCAGGAAATCAGACGTCGATGAAGGAGAATATTAAGAAAATGGAGTTGGAGCTTGGGAAATCAATTGAATCATGTCATCAGGCGATTAACGACATAaataagaagtttgatgaacaAAACAAGCAAATTAGCACATGCCTCATCAACATCGATAAGCTTTCAACAGAAGTAGCTAGCCTCaggaaagaaaatgcagaacTGAAGGAACGCGTCGAGGATATGGAACAATACTCAAGATCGAACATGCTGGAAATAAATGGTATACCCAAAAAACAGGATGAAGATGTAACAGAAATCATTTGTAGAATGAGCGAAGCATTAGGACACAAAATAAAAGCAGATGCAATCGACATTTGTCACAGACTTAAACAACGAAATGAAAACCTACCTCCACCAATCGTTGTCAAGTTCGTTCGTAGAACAGACAAAcaagtaatattgaataaaaggaaAGTTACGAGGCAgttttctacaaagcagatgggAGAAACAACGGACCATCCAGTCTATGTGAATGAAAGTCTAGCACCTACGCGAAGAAGGATTTTCACCATGGCGAGAGAGATCTTCAAAAGAGGCGACATCAAATACCTATGGATCAAGGAAGGGAAGATTCTAGCTAGGAAAGAAGACGGAACACCAGTTATTGAACTCAAGAACagtgaacaagtgaaaaagttGAGCGTGATAAGTGCATCTAAGCAGCCAGGTAACCAAGAAAATAACAGTGTCAGTACcgtaaataaaaatgtcatcagAGATAAGTAG